The proteins below come from a single Miscanthus floridulus cultivar M001 chromosome 1, ASM1932011v1, whole genome shotgun sequence genomic window:
- the LOC136458770 gene encoding DNA polymerase II subunit B4-like: MLCLRGGGQEKKKPRRDSSRSGRRVTDGDDLADHDYKMEEETSEDDSDEEEDDDEEEEEGEQEQQSDDGGEEEDDEEGDDDEEGDGEDGDEEVGEGDVESNDDDMEYNPQTRVFPIDVSGPPDRRVD; the protein is encoded by the exons ATGTTGTGTCTTCGGGGTGGTGGCCAGGAAAAGAAGAAGCCAAGGAGGGATTCTAGTCGCAGCGGTCGTCGGGTCACCGATGGTGATGATCTGGCAGACCATGACTacaagatggaggaggaga CTTCAGAAGATGatagtgatgaggaggaggatgatgatgaggaagaggaggagggtgAACAGGAGCAACAATCTGATGATggtggggaggaagaggatgatgaggagggagatgatgatgaagaaggtgATGGAGAGGATGGGGATGAGGAGGTGGGTGAGGGGGATGTGGAGTCaaatgatgatgacatggagtaCAATCCACAGACAAGGGTGTTTCCTATTGATGTGTCCGGCCCACCAGATAGAAGGGTGGATTAG